Proteins encoded together in one Gadus chalcogrammus isolate NIFS_2021 chromosome 18, NIFS_Gcha_1.0, whole genome shotgun sequence window:
- the metrn gene encoding meteorin has translation MFHFGIYSVWILFVAVFNVALCNYSEDQCSWRGSGLSQQPGSVEQISLHCSEGTLDWLYPQGALRLSLSPRLPSAAVGPGGGGGSSGLITACVKPSGDFHGAQLYLERDGVLELLLGDRGADPAAPPRVRCFSRLPGERLALYLQATPHQDISRRIAAFRYELRGDWTARLSLDSNRVSSEDACRPCNNTEILMAVCTSDFVVRGNIRSVEADQSLRAAVIKVSATRVFRQKYALFTGAGRLTRRGDIRTFQQCGVRPGAGSFLFTGRVHFGEAWLGCAPRYKDFLQAYLVAKEARQIPCELAVD, from the exons ATGTTTCATTTTGGGATCTACAGTGTTTGGATTTTATTCGTCGCCGTTTTCAACGTCGCTCTGTGCAACTACTCCGAGGACCAGTGCAGCTGGAGAGGAAG CGGGCTGTCCCAGCAGCCGGGCAGCGTGGAGCAGATCTCCCTGCACTGCTCCGAGGGCACCCTGGACTGGCTGTacccccagggggcgctgcgGCTCAGCCTGTCGCCCCGCCTGCCCTCGGCGGCCGTGGggccgggcggcggcggcggcagctcgGGCCTCATCACGGCCTGCGTCAAGCCCTCCGGAGACTTCCACGGGGCCCAGCTGTACCTGGAGCGGGACGgggtgctggagctgctgctgggggacCGCGGGGCGGACCCCGCCGCGCCCCCCAGGGTGCGCTGCTTCAGCCGGCTGCCCGGGGAGAGGCTGGCCCTCTACCTGCAGGCCACGCCCCACCAGGACATCAGCCGACGCATCGCCGCCTTCCGCTACGAGCTGAGAGGGGATTGGACGGCTCGGCTGTCCCTGGACTCCAACCGCGTCAGCAGCGAAG ATGCCTGCAGGCCCTGCAACAACACCGAGATCCTGATGGCCGTCTGCACCAGCGACTTCG TGGTGCGAGGCAACATCCGCTCGGTGGAGGCGGACCAGAGCCTCCGGGCGGCGGTCATCAAGGTCAGCGCCACCCGCGTCTTCCGCCAGAAGTACGCCCTGTTCACGGGCGCGGGCCGGCTGACCCGCCGCGGCGACATCAGGACCTTCCAGCAGTGCGGCGTGCGGCCCGGTGCCGGCAGCTTCCTGTTCACCGGCCGGGTGCACTTCGGCGAGGCGTGGCTGGGCTGCGCGCCGCGCTACAAGGACTTCCTGCAGGCCTACCTGGTCGCCAAGGAGGCGCGGCAGATCCCGTGTGAGCTGGCGGTGGACTGA